Proteins co-encoded in one Dehalococcoidales bacterium genomic window:
- a CDS encoding glycoside hydrolase family 2 protein, whose translation MRTIDLSGQWRLRPSGKKELIRATVPGCVHTDLLAAGKIPPPFHRDNESELQWIGETDWLYTREFVVPADFLQHERVLLRCEGLDTFAVITVNAKEIARTDNMFRTWEFDVKHALQPGKNRIQVRFNSTIPYIKKHEKERRLPAWKGPLDVPGGGWVRKEPCNYGWDWGPVLVTCGIWRAIKLIAFNTARIGDVRLGQRRLKDGGVALDVTAAIESLGKDAVTAVVTVSHGKQILQAAAPFKRGRARVTFNIKKPALWWPNGMGRQPLYNVTVNVLNKDGFTLDSVAKRIGLRTLKLWRKKDKWGESFGFAVNGVPFFAKGANWIPADAFAPRLTRQDYADLLQSAAAVNMNMLRVWGGGIYEDDVFYDLCDELGICVWQDFMFACSAYPAFDPAFLENVRREAEDNIRRLRHHACLALWCGNNELETGLLADKWDAAHMSWEDYSKLFDVLLPDIVKRLNPARDYWPCSPHVPHGDRMKFADDRWGDAHLWAVWHSKQPFEWYRTSRHRFASEFGFQSFPEPRTVYAYTAPADRNITSYVMEHHQRSDIGNTAIMTYMLDWFRLPRDFDSTLWLSQVLQGVGMQYAIEHWRRIMPRSMGALYWQLNDCWPVAGWSSIDYHHRWKALHYLARRFYAPVLVSGLEDAKKGVIDIYITSDLLESSAGVLSWRVTDVKGRTLLRGKKSVVIASRLSRRVHVLKLADLVKTHTTRDLLIWVELAVRGKVVSSNLISFARPKHLEMVPPDITARARREKGGSTTVTLTAKAPALWVWLELEGEDARFSDSFFHLRPGRPVKIAVHTENPLSLEDISRRLRVRSLVDTY comes from the coding sequence ATGCGGACTATCGATCTTTCTGGCCAATGGCGTCTCCGGCCATCGGGGAAAAAAGAGCTTATCCGGGCGACCGTGCCCGGCTGCGTCCATACCGACCTTCTGGCCGCCGGTAAAATCCCCCCTCCCTTCCACCGCGATAATGAAAGCGAACTGCAGTGGATAGGTGAAACGGACTGGCTTTACACGCGGGAGTTCGTGGTGCCGGCGGATTTCCTCCAACATGAGCGGGTTCTCCTCCGCTGTGAGGGGCTGGATACCTTCGCCGTCATTACCGTCAACGCTAAAGAAATCGCCCGCACGGACAATATGTTCCGCACCTGGGAGTTTGACGTTAAACACGCGCTCCAGCCGGGCAAAAACAGGATTCAGGTCCGTTTCAACTCCACCATCCCCTATATTAAAAAACATGAAAAAGAGCGCCGCCTCCCCGCCTGGAAAGGCCCTCTGGACGTGCCGGGGGGCGGCTGGGTGCGCAAAGAGCCGTGCAATTACGGCTGGGACTGGGGGCCGGTGCTGGTCACCTGCGGCATCTGGCGTGCTATAAAACTAATCGCTTTCAATACCGCCCGCATCGGCGATGTGCGCCTCGGCCAGCGGCGACTTAAAGACGGCGGCGTTGCCCTGGATGTCACCGCCGCCATAGAGTCCTTGGGAAAAGACGCTGTTACCGCTGTTGTCACCGTATCTCACGGTAAACAAATACTGCAAGCCGCCGCCCCCTTCAAGCGGGGGCGGGCGCGCGTTACTTTTAATATTAAAAAACCCGCCCTCTGGTGGCCTAACGGCATGGGTCGGCAGCCGCTTTATAATGTGACGGTGAATGTCTTGAATAAGGACGGCTTTACCCTGGATAGCGTCGCCAAACGCATCGGACTGCGCACGCTGAAGCTCTGGCGTAAAAAGGATAAATGGGGCGAGTCCTTCGGCTTTGCCGTCAACGGCGTGCCCTTCTTCGCCAAAGGCGCCAACTGGATTCCGGCGGACGCTTTCGCCCCCCGCCTCACCCGTCAGGATTACGCCGACCTTCTGCAAAGCGCCGCGGCGGTCAACATGAACATGCTGCGCGTCTGGGGCGGCGGCATTTACGAGGATGATGTTTTCTACGACCTCTGTGATGAGCTGGGCATCTGCGTCTGGCAGGACTTCATGTTCGCCTGCTCTGCTTACCCGGCCTTCGACCCCGCTTTCCTGGAAAATGTCCGGCGGGAGGCGGAGGACAATATCCGCCGCCTGCGGCACCACGCCTGCCTCGCTTTATGGTGCGGCAATAACGAGCTGGAGACGGGACTGCTGGCCGATAAGTGGGACGCTGCCCATATGAGCTGGGAGGACTACTCGAAGCTCTTCGATGTGCTGCTGCCGGATATCGTCAAACGGCTGAACCCCGCCCGGGATTACTGGCCGTGCAGTCCCCACGTGCCCCACGGCGACCGCATGAAATTCGCCGATGACCGCTGGGGTGACGCCCATCTCTGGGCGGTCTGGCACAGCAAACAGCCTTTCGAGTGGTACCGCACCAGCCGGCACCGCTTCGCCAGCGAGTTCGGTTTCCAGTCCTTCCCGGAGCCCAGGACCGTTTACGCTTACACCGCCCCCGCCGACCGCAATATTACCAGTTATGTGATGGAGCACCACCAGCGCAGCGATATCGGCAATACCGCCATCATGACCTATATGCTGGACTGGTTCCGCCTCCCCAGGGATTTTGACAGCACCCTCTGGCTGAGCCAGGTGCTCCAGGGTGTGGGTATGCAGTACGCTATCGAGCACTGGCGGCGTATCATGCCGCGCAGCATGGGCGCGCTCTACTGGCAGCTTAACGATTGCTGGCCGGTCGCCGGCTGGTCGTCCATAGATTACCATCACCGCTGGAAGGCGCTGCACTATCTGGCCCGCCGCTTTTACGCCCCGGTGCTGGTCTCCGGCCTGGAGGATGCTAAAAAAGGCGTCATAGATATCTACATTACCAGCGACCTTTTAGAAAGCTCCGCAGGCGTTCTCTCCTGGCGGGTCACGGACGTTAAAGGCCGGACGCTTTTAAGGGGAAAGAAATCGGTGGTCATCGCCTCGCGCCTGAGCCGCCGCGTGCACGTTCTAAAACTCGCCGACCTCGTAAAAACCCACACCACCCGCGACCTCCTTATATGGGTGGAGCTGGCGGTACGGGGCAAGGTCGTCTCGTCCAATCTCATCTCCTTTGCCCGCCCCAAGCATTTAGAGATGGTGCCGCCGGACATCACGGCCCGGGCGCGCCGGGAAAAGGGGGGGAGCACTACCGTAACCCTCACCGCTAAAGCCCCGGCGCTCTGGGTCTGGCTGGAGCTTGAAGGTGAGGACGCCCGCTTTTCGGATAGCTTTTTCCACCTGCGTCCCGGCCGCCCCGTTAAAATAGCCGTTCATACGGAAAATCCGCTTTCCCTGGAGGATATTTCCCGCCGTCTGCGCGTCAGGAGCCTGGTAGATACTTATTGA
- a CDS encoding methylglyoxal synthase has product MVVKRIGKGKKMAKIALALIAHNAKKKDMISLVKAHRQELSDIDLIATRSTGQMIEAETGLPLTLMQSGPKGGDQQIGALVASGDVKALIFLRDPLTAQPHEPDITALLRVCDVHDVPLATNLTTAEALLHLIFEHPEALGGHHLAAQYLEDMAAVHD; this is encoded by the coding sequence GTGGTTGTTAAAAGAATCGGGAAAGGAAAGAAAATGGCCAAGATAGCCCTGGCTTTGATTGCCCATAACGCCAAGAAAAAAGACATGATATCCCTGGTAAAAGCCCACCGTCAGGAGTTGAGCGATATTGACCTGATTGCCACCCGGAGTACCGGGCAGATGATTGAGGCGGAAACGGGCCTGCCGCTGACTTTGATGCAGAGCGGGCCCAAGGGCGGCGACCAGCAGATAGGCGCGCTGGTGGCCAGCGGGGACGTAAAGGCGCTGATATTCCTGCGCGACCCTCTGACCGCGCAGCCGCACGAGCCGGACATTACCGCCCTGCTGCGCGTTTGTGATGTGCATGACGTGCCTCTGGCTACCAACCTGACCACCGCCGAGGCGCTGCTCCACCTGATATTTGAGCACCCGGAAGCGCTGGGCGGGCATCACCTGGCGGCGCAATACCTGGAAGATATGGCCGCCGTCCATGATTAG
- a CDS encoding response regulator transcription factor: MSKVLVVDDDKNLLEVLKYNLENDGLAVVTAEDGIQALEIARREKPDLILLDIMLPGIDGLEVCRILRKEISAPILILTAKSEEIDKVVGLELGADDYITKPFSIRELMARIRAMFRRSQWAEPPAASESPSHAVLKADGLEMDIAGHRVFHQGTPVKLSPKEFDLLAYLMRNRGQVFNREQLVEKVWGYDYGGTARTVDVHVLSLRRKIEEDPVKPRRLVTVHGFGYKFEG; encoded by the coding sequence ATGAGCAAAGTTTTGGTTGTTGACGATGATAAAAACCTCCTTGAAGTCCTGAAATACAATCTGGAGAATGACGGCCTTGCCGTGGTCACCGCCGAAGACGGCATCCAGGCGCTGGAAATAGCGCGGCGGGAAAAGCCGGACCTCATTCTGCTGGATATCATGCTGCCCGGCATAGACGGCCTGGAGGTGTGCCGGATACTGCGCAAGGAAATATCGGCGCCTATCCTGATACTCACCGCCAAGAGCGAGGAAATAGACAAGGTGGTGGGGCTGGAGCTGGGCGCCGACGACTATATCACCAAGCCTTTCAGCATCCGGGAGCTGATGGCCCGCATCCGGGCGATGTTCCGGCGCTCCCAGTGGGCGGAACCGCCGGCCGCCTCCGAGTCGCCGTCTCATGCGGTGCTCAAAGCGGACGGCCTGGAAATGGATATCGCCGGGCACCGTGTTTTTCACCAGGGCACGCCCGTCAAGCTCAGTCCCAAGGAGTTCGACCTGCTGGCTTACCTGATGCGCAACCGGGGGCAGGTATTCAATAGGGAACAGCTGGTGGAAAAGGTGTGGGGCTATGATTACGGCGGCACCGCCCGCACCGTTGACGTTCACGTGCTCTCTCTCCGCCGTAAAATCGAGGAAGACCCGGTCAAACCCAGGCGCCTCGTCACCGTGCATGGCTTCGGGTATAAATTTGAAGGGTAG
- the phoU gene encoding phosphate signaling complex protein PhoU, translated as MEIRTEFHKKLGEIQSDVVVMGSMAEKAIMRSMQALKERDLPLAEQVLADDIKVNKKRFDIEDKCIQLLATQQPIASDLRIIMSVVNIITELERIGDYAEGIAKIVVMIGDEPPLKPLIDLPRMAEKTVAMLEQSMQAFISHDAAAARRIAVADDEVDDLYNQVFRELISFMVEDPRTITRATQLIWVAHNLERSADRVTNICERVVFTVTGKMEEIGASKY; from the coding sequence ATGGAAATCAGGACCGAATTTCATAAGAAACTCGGCGAGATTCAGAGCGATGTGGTGGTCATGGGCAGCATGGCGGAAAAGGCTATCATGCGCTCCATGCAGGCGCTCAAGGAAAGAGACCTGCCGCTGGCGGAGCAGGTGCTGGCGGATGACATAAAGGTAAACAAGAAAAGGTTTGACATAGAGGACAAGTGCATCCAGCTGCTGGCTACCCAACAGCCTATCGCCAGTGACCTGCGCATCATCATGTCGGTGGTTAACATCATCACCGAGCTTGAAAGAATCGGTGATTACGCGGAGGGCATCGCCAAAATAGTGGTCATGATCGGCGACGAACCGCCCCTGAAGCCGTTAATCGATCTGCCGCGCATGGCGGAAAAAACGGTGGCCATGCTGGAGCAAAGCATGCAGGCCTTTATCAGCCATGACGCCGCCGCCGCGCGGCGTATTGCCGTGGCGGACGATGAAGTGGATGATCTCTATAACCAGGTCTTCAGGGAACTTATCAGCTTCATGGTGGAAGACCCCAGGACCATTACCCGTGCTACCCAGCTTATCTGGGTGGCGCATAACCTGGAGCGCAGCGCCGACCGCGTTACCAATATCTGTGAGCGGGTTGTCTTTACCGTCACCGGCAAAATGGAAGAAATCGGGGCTTCCAAATACTAA
- the pstB gene encoding phosphate ABC transporter ATP-binding protein PstB translates to MTIYNEACDCGKVSAKDINLRYGKFQALRGISLEIPQCAITAIIGPSGCGKSSFLRLLNRMNDIISGVKVDGVLQLDGVSIYDKSINVVDLRKRVGMVFQKPNPFPMSIYDNIAFGPRQHGNNNRKYLEEIVEKSLRRAALWDEVKEKLGQSALSLSGGQQQRLCIARVLAVEPEVILMDEPCSALDPIATLKIEDLMRTLAKDYSIIIVTHNMQQAARVSDMAAFFMMEEDRAGILVEYGSTTQIFTNPRDKRTEDYITGRFG, encoded by the coding sequence ATGACGATATACAATGAAGCCTGTGATTGCGGCAAAGTCAGCGCTAAAGATATCAACCTGCGCTACGGCAAATTCCAGGCGCTGCGCGGCATTTCACTGGAGATTCCTCAGTGCGCCATCACGGCCATCATCGGCCCTTCCGGCTGCGGCAAATCATCCTTCCTGCGCCTGCTCAACCGCATGAATGACATTATCAGCGGGGTCAAGGTGGACGGCGTTCTCCAGCTTGACGGCGTCTCTATCTATGATAAGTCCATTAACGTGGTGGACCTCAGGAAACGCGTCGGGATGGTCTTTCAAAAGCCCAACCCCTTCCCCATGTCCATTTATGATAATATCGCCTTCGGGCCGCGGCAGCACGGTAATAACAACCGCAAGTACCTGGAGGAAATAGTGGAGAAAAGCCTGCGCCGCGCCGCCCTCTGGGATGAGGTGAAAGAAAAGCTGGGGCAGTCCGCTTTATCCCTCTCCGGCGGGCAGCAGCAGCGTCTCTGCATCGCGCGGGTGCTGGCGGTGGAGCCGGAGGTAATCCTCATGGACGAGCCCTGCTCCGCGCTGGATCCCATCGCCACCCTGAAAATAGAAGACCTGATGCGGACTTTAGCTAAAGACTATTCCATCATCATCGTCACCCATAACATGCAGCAGGCGGCCCGGGTATCGGATATGGCCGCCTTTTTCATGATGGAGGAAGACCGCGCCGGCATCCTGGTGGAGTACGGCAGTACCACCCAGATTTTTACCAATCCCAGGGACAAGCGCACCGAGGACTACATCACCGGGCGTTTCGGTTAA
- the pstA gene encoding phosphate ABC transporter permease PstA yields the protein MRRISPKTTQNLAMIWIWGGGAITVLILVVVIGYVLFQGLPGLSWSFLTTPPKGGLSAEGGISTIIVSTFYLVAVTMVLLIPIGLFASIYLAEYAPNNALTRFIRYGVEVLAGVPSIIFGLFGFALLVTALHLNFSILSGALTLVCLLLPTMIRTCEEAIRAVPYTFREGALAMGCTRWQMVSQVLLPTALPGIVTAIILCVGRSIEETACLYVTLGNYYGMPTSLLSPGRSLSLHVYYLATETRAFDKAMATGAVLIITIIAINTITNWLAYRFQKRLKGTA from the coding sequence ATGCGTCGAATCTCGCCTAAAACAACCCAGAACCTGGCCATGATATGGATATGGGGCGGGGGGGCTATAACCGTCCTGATTCTGGTGGTGGTCATCGGGTACGTATTGTTTCAGGGTCTTCCCGGTTTGAGCTGGAGCTTCCTTACCACGCCGCCCAAGGGCGGTCTTTCGGCGGAGGGAGGCATCTCCACCATCATCGTCAGCACCTTCTACCTGGTGGCGGTGACCATGGTTCTCCTGATACCGATAGGGCTGTTCGCCAGCATATACCTGGCCGAGTACGCGCCCAATAACGCGTTGACCCGCTTTATCCGGTACGGGGTGGAAGTGCTGGCGGGGGTGCCGTCCATTATCTTCGGCCTGTTCGGTTTTGCCTTGCTGGTTACCGCCTTGCACCTCAATTTTTCCATTCTTTCCGGGGCTTTAACGCTGGTGTGCCTGCTTTTACCCACGATGATACGCACCTGTGAGGAAGCTATCCGGGCCGTCCCTTACACTTTTAGGGAAGGGGCTTTGGCCATGGGCTGCACCCGCTGGCAGATGGTATCGCAGGTGCTGTTGCCCACCGCTCTCCCCGGCATCGTTACCGCTATCATCCTGTGCGTGGGCCGGTCTATCGAGGAGACCGCCTGCCTGTACGTGACCCTGGGCAACTACTACGGCATGCCCACTTCGCTGCTGTCTCCCGGCCGTAGTTTATCACTGCACGTTTACTACCTCGCCACGGAGACCCGCGCCTTTGATAAGGCCATGGCCACCGGCGCGGTGTTGATCATCACGATAATTGCCATCAATACCATTACCAACTGGCTGGCTTATCGCTTCCAGAAACGGTTGAAAGGTACGGCCTGA
- the pstC gene encoding phosphate ABC transporter permease subunit PstC: MSRYLTDRITRYVVFICATLSFIILLAIAIFIFKEGLPALKEIGVIKFIFGDVWRPNQGQFGILTMIVGSVVVTAGALIMAVPLGIACAILLAEVAPPRLRRFLRPSVELLVGIPSVVYGLVGMVLLIPAIRHIGGTGFSVLAASIVLMAMVLPTIISISEDAIRAVPVSYKEGALALGSTHWQTIWRVLLPAARSGIGASIVLGMGRAVGETMAMIMVIGNAIIFPKTPLDPARTLTGNIALEMNYASGIHESALFSTGIVLFVFIIILNSIAVFALKRGSHASNLA; the protein is encoded by the coding sequence ATGTCCCGCTATTTAACCGACCGTATAACCCGCTACGTGGTATTTATCTGTGCCACCCTGTCTTTTATTATCCTGCTGGCCATCGCCATCTTTATTTTCAAGGAAGGCCTGCCGGCGCTGAAAGAAATCGGCGTTATCAAGTTCATTTTCGGCGATGTGTGGCGGCCTAACCAGGGTCAGTTCGGCATCCTTACCATGATTGTCGGCTCGGTGGTGGTGACCGCCGGCGCGCTGATTATGGCCGTGCCGCTGGGCATCGCCTGCGCCATACTCCTCGCCGAGGTAGCCCCGCCCAGGCTCCGCCGCTTCCTCCGTCCCTCCGTCGAGTTGCTGGTAGGCATACCCTCGGTCGTTTACGGCCTGGTGGGCATGGTGCTGCTGATCCCGGCCATCCGCCATATCGGCGGTACCGGCTTCAGCGTTCTGGCCGCTTCCATCGTCCTGATGGCGATGGTGCTGCCCACCATCATCAGCATCAGTGAAGACGCCATTCGGGCGGTGCCGGTCTCTTATAAGGAAGGTGCCCTGGCGCTGGGTTCCACCCACTGGCAGACCATCTGGAGGGTGCTGCTGCCGGCGGCGCGTTCCGGCATCGGTGCCAGCATCGTGCTGGGCATGGGCCGGGCGGTAGGGGAAACGATGGCCATGATTATGGTTATCGGCAACGCCATTATCTTTCCCAAGACGCCTTTAGACCCGGCGCGTACCTTGACCGGCAACATCGCCCTGGAAATGAACTATGCCTCCGGCATCCATGAAAGCGCCCTTTTTTCCACGGGCATCGTGCTATTTGTCTTTATTATTATACTCAACAGCATCGCCGTTTTTGCTTTAAAGAGAGGTTCCCATGCGTCGAATCTCGCCTAA